Proteins co-encoded in one Acipenser ruthenus chromosome 3, fAciRut3.2 maternal haplotype, whole genome shotgun sequence genomic window:
- the LOC117394989 gene encoding hyccin-like isoform X1: MLDMDQGVVEEWLSEFKTLPETAIPSYAAGLKDKASLVSALYRVIQEPQSELLEPVCHQLFEFYRSGEASLQRFTLQFLPEFIWSYLSICTSRELHSTGCREALLLGIYNLEIVDKDGQSKVLSFTVPSLSKPSVYHEPSTIGSLTLTEGALAKHGLSRVVYSGPHPQREIFTAQNRFEVLTFLLLRYNAALSYMTSASLQSICHLSTGISICGYPRQLLRKYKGVSNRMPVSSEFLVQLITSLYYALYNGEWDMASKALDDVLYRAQLELYPEPLLVGNAIKSSLPGGALKSNKEGTRCIQVEITPTSSRISRNAVTSLSIRGHRWKRNDAVDLTSPEELMEISEMDEGFCSRAASNATPPVIIISSSSGKTPGKSQRKSGSSRAGKEREASVESCRDHLSRKQAQRAMSENLELLSLKRLTLTTSHSLPKPGSLSLARTATAVFSRSFEQVSNVFGANNPVSTGNTASTEANRYSACSLQEEKLAYVSERTELLGPSSRHKQRSPSIGIQLSTDL; the protein is encoded by the exons ATGTTGGATATGGACCAAGGGGTAGTGGAGGAGTGGTTGTCAGAATTCAAG ACTCTTCCTGAGACGGCCATTCCGAGCTACGCTGCAGGTTTAAAAGACAAGGCTTCTTTGGTTTCAGCTCTGTACCGTGTTATCCAGGAACCCCAGAGTGAG CTCCTGGAGCCTGTGTGTCACCAGCTGTTTGAGTTCTACCGCAGTGGAGAAGCCAGTCTGCAGCGCTTCACTCTCCAGTTCCTTCCAGAGTTCATCTGGAGCTACCTTTCCATTTGCACCAGCAGAGagctgcacagcactggctgcaGGGAAGCCCTTCTCCTGGGCATTTACAATCTA GAAATAGTAGACAAAGATGGACAGAGCAAAGTGTTGTCATTCACTGTCCCTTCCCTGTCGAAGCCTTCTGTGTATCATGAG CCTTCTACGATTGGTTCTTTGACTCTCACAGAAGGAGCTTTAGCCAAACATGGCCTAAGCAGAGTTGTATACAGTGGGCCTCATCCACAGAGAGAGATCTTTACAGCACAGAACAG GTTTGAAGTGTTGACCTTCCTCCTCCTGCGCTACAATGCTGCTTTAAGCTATATGACAAGTGCTTCCTTACAGTCCATCTGTCATCTGAGCACCGG GATAAGCATTTGTGGGTATCCTAGACAGCTCCTGAGGAAGTACAAAGGCGTCAGCAACAGAATGCCAGTTTCTTCAGAGTTTCTTGTCCAGTTGATAACCAGCCTTTATTATGCTCT CTATAATGGTGAATGGGATATGGCCAGTAAAGCATTGGATGATGTTTTATACAGAGCTCAGCTGGAGCTTTATCCTGAACCGTTGTTG GTGGGAAATGCAATCAAGTCTTCCTTGCCTGGAGGTGCATTGAAATCAAATAAGGAGGGCACTCGGTGTATTCAGGTAGAAATTACTCCAACATCTTCGAGAATATCAAGAAATGCAGTGACCAGCTTGTCAATCAGAGGCCATCGGTGGAAAAGAAATG ATGCTGTGGATTTAACATCCCCAGAGGAACTGATGGAAATCTCCGAAATGGATGAAGGGTTTTGTTCCAGAGCAGCTTCAAACGCCACTCCTCCTGTGATCATTATCAGCAGCAGCAGTGGGAAGACACCTGGGAAGAGCCAGCGAAAGTCTGGAAGCAGCAGGGCTGGGAAGGAGAGGGAGGCTAGCGTGGAGAGCTGCCGGGACCACTTGTCTCGCAAGCAGGCCCAGAGAGCCATGAGCGAGAACCTGGAGCTGCTGTCCTTGAAGAGGCTGACCTTGACGACTAGCCACTCCCTCCCCAAGCCAGGCAGCCTCAGTCTGGCCCGGACTGCCACCGCTGTCTTTAGTAGATCCTTCGAGCAGGTCAGCAACGTCTTTGGGGCCAACAATCCTGTCAGCACAGGCAACACTGCCTCCACCGAGGCCAACCGCTATTCGGCCTGCAGCCTTCAAGAGGAGAAGCTGGCCTATGTCTCAGAAAGAACCGAGCTCTTGGGCCCAAGCTCCAGGCACAAGCAGCGCTCCCCCAGCATCGGCATCCAGCTTTCCACAGACCTGTGA
- the LOC117394989 gene encoding hyccin-like isoform X2 encodes MLDMDQGVVEEWLSEFKTLPETAIPSYAAGLKDKASLVSALYRVIQEPQSELLEPVCHQLFEFYRSGEASLQRFTLQFLPEFIWSYLSICTSRELHSTGCREALLLGIYNLEIVDKDGQSKVLSFTVPSLSKPSVYHEPSTIGSLTLTEGALAKHGLSRVVYSGPHPQREIFTAQNRFEVLTFLLLRYNAALSYMTSASLQSICHLSTGISICGYPRQLLRKYKGVSNRMPVSSEFLVQLITSLYYALYNGEWDMASKALDDVLYRAQLELYPEPLLVGNAIKSSLPGGALKSNKEGTRCIQVEITPTSSRISRNAVTSLSIRGHRWKRNDSSENSIDIPDSAALSVPEISVTGVLGERVGNGETQRSRREGEAQGGQDSGADSRADSKGLAEVRRQKSCRRVMEDGITSPGRVQY; translated from the exons ATGTTGGATATGGACCAAGGGGTAGTGGAGGAGTGGTTGTCAGAATTCAAG ACTCTTCCTGAGACGGCCATTCCGAGCTACGCTGCAGGTTTAAAAGACAAGGCTTCTTTGGTTTCAGCTCTGTACCGTGTTATCCAGGAACCCCAGAGTGAG CTCCTGGAGCCTGTGTGTCACCAGCTGTTTGAGTTCTACCGCAGTGGAGAAGCCAGTCTGCAGCGCTTCACTCTCCAGTTCCTTCCAGAGTTCATCTGGAGCTACCTTTCCATTTGCACCAGCAGAGagctgcacagcactggctgcaGGGAAGCCCTTCTCCTGGGCATTTACAATCTA GAAATAGTAGACAAAGATGGACAGAGCAAAGTGTTGTCATTCACTGTCCCTTCCCTGTCGAAGCCTTCTGTGTATCATGAG CCTTCTACGATTGGTTCTTTGACTCTCACAGAAGGAGCTTTAGCCAAACATGGCCTAAGCAGAGTTGTATACAGTGGGCCTCATCCACAGAGAGAGATCTTTACAGCACAGAACAG GTTTGAAGTGTTGACCTTCCTCCTCCTGCGCTACAATGCTGCTTTAAGCTATATGACAAGTGCTTCCTTACAGTCCATCTGTCATCTGAGCACCGG GATAAGCATTTGTGGGTATCCTAGACAGCTCCTGAGGAAGTACAAAGGCGTCAGCAACAGAATGCCAGTTTCTTCAGAGTTTCTTGTCCAGTTGATAACCAGCCTTTATTATGCTCT CTATAATGGTGAATGGGATATGGCCAGTAAAGCATTGGATGATGTTTTATACAGAGCTCAGCTGGAGCTTTATCCTGAACCGTTGTTG GTGGGAAATGCAATCAAGTCTTCCTTGCCTGGAGGTGCATTGAAATCAAATAAGGAGGGCACTCGGTGTATTCAGGTAGAAATTACTCCAACATCTTCGAGAATATCAAGAAATGCAGTGACCAGCTTGTCAATCAGAGGCCATCGGTGGAAAAGAAATG ATTCCTCTGAAAACAGTATTGACATCCCAGATTCAGCAGCCCTGTCCGTCCCTGAGATTAGTGTGACAGGCGTGCTGGGCGAGCGAGTCGGGAACGGGGAGACGCAGAGAAGCAGAAGAGAGGGGGAGGCGCAGGGGGGACAGGACTCAGGGGCTGACTCTAGAGCAGACAGCAAAGGCTTGGCTGAGGTCAGGAGGCAGAAGTCTTGCAGGAGAGTAATGGAGGATGGCATTACCTCACCTGGCAGAGTCCAGTACTAG